TGGCGGCCAACGCCAGGGAGCGACGCAGGATGCACGGGCTGAATCACGCCTTCGACCAGCTTCGCAACGTTATCCCGTCCTTCAACAACGATAAGAAGCTGTCCAAGTACGAGACCCTGCAGATGGCCCAGATCTACATCAACGCCTTGTCCGAGCTGCTTCAAACCCCCAGCAGCGGAGAccagccgccgccgccaccaGCATCTTGCAAGAGCGACCACCACCACCTTCGCGCCGCCGCCCCCTACGAAGCAGGCGCGGGCACCACGACCGCAGCGGGGACGCCGCCAGCCTCGGGAGGGGCTCAGCGACCGACCCCTCCTGGCAGCTGCCGGACTCGCTTTTCGGCCCCGGCCTCCGCCGGCGGGTACTCGGTGCAGCTGGAAGCTCTGCACTTCTCGACTTTCGAGGACAGCGCCCTGACGGCGATGATGGCGCAAAAGAACTTGTCGCCTTCGCTGCCTGGGGGCATCCTGCAGCCAGTGCAGGAGGAAAGTAGCAAAACTTCCCCCCGATCCCACAGAAGCGACGGGGAGTTTTCCCCCCATTCCCATTACAGTGACTCGGATGAGGCAAGTTAGGAAGGTGTCCAAA
This sequence is a window from Odocoileus virginianus isolate 20LAN1187 ecotype Illinois chromosome 21, Ovbor_1.2, whole genome shotgun sequence. Protein-coding genes within it:
- the ATOH1 gene encoding transcription factor ATOH1, with amino-acid sequence MSRLLHAEEWAEVKELGDHHRHPQPHHLPQPPPPQPPATLQAREHPVYPAELSLLDSTDPRAWLAPTLQGICTARAAQYLLHSPELGASEAAAPRDEADARGELVRRSGGSGSSKSPGPVKVREQLCKLKGGVVVDELGCSRQRAPSSKQVNGVQKQRRLAANARERRRMHGLNHAFDQLRNVIPSFNNDKKLSKYETLQMAQIYINALSELLQTPSSGDQPPPPPASCKSDHHHLRAAAPYEAGAGTTTAAGTPPASGGAQRPTPPGSCRTRFSAPASAGGYSVQLEALHFSTFEDSALTAMMAQKNLSPSLPGGILQPVQEESSKTSPRSHRSDGEFSPHSHYSDSDEAS